GGCTGTTCCCGGTCTACTTCCCGATGGGCAACCTGGCGACGGGGTTCTTCGTCATCTTCGCGCTCCTGGCCGGCGCGGTCGGCATCTCCACCTCGCTCACCGGCCTGCGCGACGTCACCGAGGGCTACCCCGCCAGCATgatgtccgccgccgcctccgccctcgtCACCTGGACCCTCACCCTCCTCGCCATGGGACTCGCGTGCAAGGAGATCAGCATCGGCCTGAGGCCCCCCAGCCTGGTAATTAAGCACCAGTAAATCAATGGAGAATCTGTCGAGCCCATCTCTTGTCCTTGTGGAACCTAATTAACGATGTTCATCTGTGTGTGTGCAGCGCGCGCTGGAGACGTTCACGATCATCCTGGCCGGAACGCAGCTGCTCTGCGTCGGGTCGCTGCACGCCGGGGCGAACGCGGCCATCGTGCAGACGCCCATGGGAGTCAGAGCACGGGTCTGATGATCGGTCGACGCAGGCCGGTCGTCGATGGAGTGTGGTCTATTTGAAGGTGCAGCATCATCTTGGCAAGGATTATTGGTTTGCGTGTGCGTGCGTGTGATGTGAATATGCGGATTATATATGCTACCGTGTCGGGGTTCTCAGGGTGTGCGTGCGCTTGCGGTGAAATTGTGTCCGACCGGTGGGCGTGACGATCACATAATATgtcgagtactagtatttattctcTAATTTGTGGGACTGTCGCATTCTGCACAAAATCTGGCAAATATATAACGTTGCTCATGCAAAATCTGGCAAATATTACTACTTCCGGGCTCCATTTATACAACAGCGTATTGAACGACTAAACGGTAACGCAGCTGCGTCACTGAATAGAGACAGATGAAGCAGAGCTTTCACATTTTTTTTAAACCGGGCATTACCCCTTTCCATTACTTTCACAAAATTAGAAGCAGCTCTGTTTTTTTTTGGAGAAACACAAGCAGTTCTGTTTTTTGTGAGACATCCACGATTTCGCTCGCACAATGTGGTTACACCAGACGGGGGCCCAAACGCCAACAAACGTGACGACCCGCATCAACTCACGGGCAGGCAAGGCTTCTGGCGCGGGAGTTTCACCGCAGCCGGGCACGCGAGCCCTCGGCGATACAGCAGCTCGGTCATGACGCGGTAACCATGCTGCGTCAGGTGGATGCCGTCCCAGCTGGGACGCCTGCTCGGGTCCGCGCACACCGTCGTCCCCGGCGCGCCGCACAGCCTGTTGTGATCAAAGTTATactccccgccgcccgcgccgcagcATGCCCTACGCAGGGCCGCGCCGCCCTCGAAGCCGAGCCGCGGCGCGTGGCGGAGGATCTCGAGGTAGGCGGCGAAGTAGTCGGCGTAGGCCACCGTCGCGTCCGGGTACGACCGCCGCAGCTCCCCGACGGCGCGGCGCAGGCGCTCGTTGTGCGCGCGCGCCAGGACGTTGAAGGAGACGAGGCAGCCGTCGCCGTCGCGCAGCGACGCGGGGCTCGACGCCGTGGCCGCGGTCAGGTAGCTCGGCATGCACCCGATGGGGAAGTTGCCGGGGATGACCATCCTCGTGGCGCCCATGTCCAGCACCTCCTTGGCTGCGTCTGCTACGGATTGCACGACCTCGGGTACGAGTGAGAGGGCGTGCGCCAAGCTCTCCGCGCTGCGGGTAGCATTGCTGATCGGGTCGTGTCTGTCGTTCGTCCGCCGGGGCTGTAGGAAGACGTAGTTGTAGTCGTTGCCGCCGATCTCCCCCAGCATCACCAGTGAACTCGCTAGTTTCTTATCTATCTCTGCGATACAAAGTTAACTTTTTGCATCAGCTTAATTTGTGCTTTGGTGGCAAGTTAATTACAGTAGCTTAATGAGAAGGTGAAGGGCAGTAGACCTCGAGGGGAGTTAGTTGTGGAGCTCATGAACTCTTTGAACCATCTGAGCTGGACTCCAAGGGAGCTGTTGGTGTGGGAGACGGTGAGCCCCCTGTTGGCCAGCGCCGTCGTGCTGAGCGCGgtggctccggcgacggcgaaGTTGACGCCGTGCGTGAAATCCGCGCGCCTGTCGAGGTACGGGTTGAGCAGCGGGAGGCCGAGATCTTCAGCTGCACAACCACAGATGCTCGCTCGTTTAAAGACAGTAGAGAGCTAGAGAGCTAGCATGCATTGTACTAGTAGTCGGCAAATGGACATGTGGATGTACCAAGGAAGTCGATCATGAGGAAGCCGTCGGAGCAACGGCCGGTGGGGCGGCCGATGGTGACACCGTAGGGAAGGCCCGTGGTGTAACGCAGCATTCCGGTGTCGCCTTCCCGGAGGAGGTTCCCCGTGTCCGAGATGGAGTCCCCGAAGTTGTAGATGGCCGTAATGCTGTCAACCGTTGCCTCCGAAGGCGagacctgcggcggcggcggcgctgcgacGCCTGTGCCCGCGAGGAGCAGCACCATGAGTAGGCGACCTGCTAGAGCGAGAGCCATGGATAATTTGCCCTCTTCGTACCCACAGAACTAGCTGAGCCCCCCTACACATATACACGAGTGCGGTATGCAAAGCTAGCGCATGTCCCTCTGTCCTCACAGAAATACACAGATACAGTTGGTAGCTATGAGCATTTGGAACGGCAGCAGCCGGCGCAATAAGGGTCCTGCCGGACAGGGTGACATGGCAAAAAAAAGCCAATTACATCCATATACAATTTTGCTTTGCAAAAGGAGCCctaaaaaaagcaatcgggtccttaCCCTGAAAACAAAAGCAATCGGGGCCTTGCCTCCTACCAATCCGGTGGGATTGCTCCGGGGcgtggccggcgccgccgccgctcacGCCCGTGCGCTGCCTCTGCCTGCTCGCGGCCGCCTGCGCACACGCGGCGAGCGACCGGTGGAGGGCAACAGGTGGAGCCGCTTCGAGAAGGACCTGCAGCTCCCCTCCAACGGCAACGTCGACGGCATCCGCGCCAAGTTCGAAAACGAGGAGCTCACCATCACGCTACCTGCcagtctctactcctaatgaacgaattggttgaatagtccccccactttcaaccggtttattttcaaccggtttattttcaaccagtttttcttcgtcccacatcCCAGCACCCTTCGCattaaaaaccaaatcaatttCCATAacccttccttttgtttttccatcTTGGCAATTGTATTTCCTCATTACGAATGATTCTTTCCTTCTTGAAATGAAGATCTCCGTCTTACAGATTTTCTAACAATCAAGCGTGGTTGTGGGCCACGCTTCCCAAAATCACAAAAAAGTGATGCAAAATCTTAACTTTCCTTATCCCACTATATGTTTTTTGTTAAAAGGTGGAAAGTAAATTACCACACCGTAAATTATTCCATCAGTCCATCGTATCTTCTCGTCTCCTCTGATTGTCAGCCATCTATAGATACCCCCCATAGATCACCATTCACGATCACGAAGTAATTAACGGCTACGACGGCAAGCGATCGAGGTACAAGGGTTCAGCAACGACAAGGCAGGCCACACCAGTAAGGCAGGCTGGGAGCATGTACCATGGCGGAGAGCATGGCCGCTTCAAGGACCAGGCTTCATTCAAGGCATGATTCTTGCTTATATTCCTGTAATATCAATACGTAGTAGTACAGATTCGTATTCCTATACTACTGTATGCAAGTACGTGGATCTATCCATGTGTGCATGTTTGGTTAATTAATCGATTACTATCATCTTCAATGAAGATTCAGGTGTTGCATGTTTGCTCGAAAGAAAATTAATTAGTGATTGGTTTGGTACCTATGATTGTGAAGACTATCGTGGGATCACCATAATTCGAGTTTTACATTCTACTTATTTGGTTAACTTTTACTAAAATTGAATACTATTTTCTGTACAATTCTTAAACTTATCTGTTGTGTATTATGTACAGCTCACTGGCTTCTCAAGATGAAGCGCAAGGCTCATCTGTGATATGGAAAGGTTCACTGGCTTCTCAAGATGGAGCGTCTGAATCTCAAGTCACTCCAGCGTCTGAATCTCAAGTCTTACTCCTAATATTTCAGAAGCTCTCAAGTGTACGCAAGATTAGTCTCATGCGGATCTATTAGGTACTCAATATTTGCACTTGCCTCTTATTTTTATTGTGCAAATACCTTGTTATTTATATAATAATTGTTGGTTAGACATTAGGTGATTGGAATTCCACTCGCTTTGCAGAATTTCAGAGTGTTCTAGAGGATGATGAAGAACAAATGGTAAAAAA
The sequence above is a segment of the Triticum dicoccoides isolate Atlit2015 ecotype Zavitan chromosome 1A, WEW_v2.0, whole genome shotgun sequence genome. Coding sequences within it:
- the LOC119278584 gene encoding membrane protein PM19L-like, coding for MASGGIKTMASGLLFLNLIMYVVVAVIAGWAVNYSIEDSAHSLRGASPPVRLFPVYFPMGNLATGFFVIFALLAGAVGISTSLTGLRDVTEGYPASMMSAAASALVTWTLTLLAMGLACKEISIGLRPPSLRALETFTIILAGTQLLCVGSLHAGANAAIVQTPMGVRARV
- the LOC119278574 gene encoding GDSL esterase/lipase At5g45910-like yields the protein MALALAGRLLMVLLLAGTGVAAPPPPQVSPSEATVDSITAIYNFGDSISDTGNLLREGDTGMLRYTTGLPYGVTIGRPTGRCSDGFLMIDFLAEDLGLPLLNPYLDRRADFTHGVNFAVAGATALSTTALANRGLTVSHTNSSLGVQLRWFKEFMSSTTNSPREIDKKLASSLVMLGEIGGNDYNYVFLQPRRTNDRHDPISNATRSAESLAHALSLVPEVVQSVADAAKEVLDMGATRMVIPGNFPIGCMPSYLTAATASSPASLRDGDGCLVSFNVLARAHNERLRRAVGELRRSYPDATVAYADYFAAYLEILRHAPRLGFEGGAALRRACCGAGGGEYNFDHNRLCGAPGTTVCADPSRRPSWDGIHLTQHGYRVMTELLYRRGLACPAAVKLPRQKPCLPVS